TAAAGGTGAGATTTTAGGTTTTCTCGGTCCTTCGGGAGCAGGTAAAACTACTTTAATAAAAATCCTTACAGGTCAGATACCTTCAGATTTAGGTATAGCGGAAGTATTTGGTAAAGAATGTATAAGACTTAAAGATGCGGATTATGAAAGAATTGGTATGGTTCTTGATGACAGCGGAGTTTATGAAAGACTTACTTGTTTTGATAATATACTTTTCTTTGCTGATTTACATAATATATCAAGACAGGAAGTTCACGATGTATTTGATAAAGTAGATTTGGCAGATGCAAAATGGGAAAAAGCCGGTAACTTATCGAAAGGTATGAGACAAAGGCTTGTTATAGCAAGGGCTATACTGCATAAACCGGAACTTATATTTTTGGATGAACCTACAAGCGGTCTGGATCCTTTGACAGCTCAAAAAGTACATAAATTATTATTTGAACTTAGAGAACAAGGAACCACTATCTTCTTGACTACTCATAACATGGAAGAAGCTACCAAACTTTGCGATCATGTAGCTTTACTTAATGAAGGTGTCATAGTAGAATATGGTGTTCCCGAAGAATTATGCAGACAGTATAATGAGAAAAATGAAGTTGAGTTACTTCTTAAATCAGGTAATACAGTAAGATATTTAAATAACAGTGAGTGTGCTGATAAAGTAGCAGATCATTTCAGAAAAAATGAAGTCGTATCTATTCACTCTTCTGAACCTAATTTGGAAACAGTATTTATTTCGCTTACAGGAAGGAAGTTAATATAATGTCAACATCACTTAGAAAAATAAAAGCAATTTTTGTTAAAGAAATTAAAGATGCACTCAGAAGCAACAGGATAGTATTTTTATTC
The DNA window shown above is from Anaerofustis stercorihominis DSM 17244 and carries:
- a CDS encoding ABC transporter ATP-binding protein, which codes for MAKDKNIIIKLEHVNKKFGEKEALKDVTFNVSKGEILGFLGPSGAGKTTLIKILTGQIPSDLGIAEVFGKECIRLKDADYERIGMVLDDSGVYERLTCFDNILFFADLHNISRQEVHDVFDKVDLADAKWEKAGNLSKGMRQRLVIARAILHKPELIFLDEPTSGLDPLTAQKVHKLLFELREQGTTIFLTTHNMEEATKLCDHVALLNEGVIVEYGVPEELCRQYNEKNEVELLLKSGNTVRYLNNSECADKVADHFRKNEVVSIHSSEPNLETVFISLTGRKLI